CTCCATGGCGGAGCGTTCAAAGGGCCGGGTGCTGTGGGAGCAGATTGCTCCTGCTAAAGCAATCAGCCGTGATGTCAGGCCAGGACTTCCGAtagcccatccctggaattgctgTTGGGCTCGGCTCTGTGGGGTGTTGGGCTCTTCCCCGAATAGGCAGAGCGGGGCTGGGAaactgctgctctccagggaaCTCTGTCCCTGCTACAGAAAACAGCATTCCCTGGCGTTACTTTTCAAGTTGCTGcgctcaggagctgctgccaggtgaAACCTGCATGTTCCCGGCTGGGCAGAGCATTGTCCCCATGTTCCCTCTCACTCCCAAGGGCAGGGAAAGTTGTGCTTCGGTCCTGCAGAGGCCGAGTGGCAGGAGCGGTTCCTGGGTGAGTCAGCCAGGGTGGCTGATGCTgtcagctggggctgagcccacTCGATGGTAACACATTCTTGTCATTAAACCTGCCTTTAAAtgggtgctgcagctctcccaaCCTTCACCCACGTTTAGTCAGCGCTAGAGagctccctgcccaccccgaAGGAGAAACTGGGGAGGCAGAGAAAgctgggaaggagaaaggagtgaGCTGTAGGCTCTGCTTGGACCTGCAGTGCCGTGGAGGCAGCAATGGGAGGGCGGGTGACAGACGGTGTCAAGGTGAGGAGTGGTGGCTGTAGCAGCAGGAACTGGTGGGATATGATGGATGATGGGCTTGTGGCTGCTTGGGGCAGGtcagggctgtgggcagggacactttccactatcccaggttgctctaagccccatccagcctggccgtggacacttccaggaatgtggcgtccacagctcctctgggcaacctgtaccagggtctcaccaccctcacaggggagaaattcttcccaatatcccatctaaacctgaGCTCTGTAATTTCAAATTTACTCCTCCTGGTCCTGGCGCTACAGTTCCTGATGAATCCAGAGCTGCAAAGGCCAACTCTGATCATGGGATTGGTGTTTTCCCTGGGTCTCTCCTGTCTCCTACCCTCCAGGGAAGGGGGTGGAATTCCTGggtgttttttcctcctgtggTCTCCACCCTTCTGTTAAGTCCTGtaccctctgctcagcccctgcccctcaGAGAGCCAGCACTCGCTGGTGCTGGGATTtgagtgggagctgcaggaaggaattAATGGTGTCCCTCTAGTCCTTCCAGGGCTTGGGGTGGGTTTCTCAGTGGTAGAGGGGGTGGCTTGagttcctgcagcagccagtgcccctgggctgggacaggagACGCTGTGGCCAGGCTGCGGTAGCTAATGACATCTGTCTACATCCCTTCTCTTACCATGgtaatttctgttgttttttccaGGTGAGCTGTGGCACACCAGACATTGAGTTTTAATGGTTTTAtgtagtttttttaaaaagacacatGGATGGATGAATGAAGAAGGATTTTAACGAAagaagggggagggaaaaatggAGCTGTTTGGAACAAACTGAAGTTTCCCCCAACATTGCCCGGGCCATGGGTGAgacagagctgctcagcaccaCTTCCACCCTTTGGTATCTGCTGGGGTTGTAAAGGCACTCCCTGAACACCCCGTTCCGCTTCACCTGCTGGGAGATGGTTGCTGCAGAGAAGATTTAATGCAATTCCTGTCGCTCCCCAACTGACAAGTGGATactgagcccatggaagggCCTGGGGggtcaggagaaaggagcaagTAGGAAAACCCACAATCTGCCAGACCTTCCCTCCACCCCCCTTGAAAGAAAGGATTTGCAGCTCAACCTTGCACCAGCTGTTCCTCGGCTTTAACAGaccaagagagaaataaataaaattaaatggcCACCGCCAGCCAGCCCCAGATCCCGGTGAAATCAGGGAGAGTGTTTCAGTGACCCCTCCAgcaaggggaggaggaggaggcacagcagctctgtgaggaAGCTGGGATTGCTTAGAGACCACCCCCTCCTCCCGTGCAGCACCGAGgggctgtggcacagcagaggcGGATTAAAAAGGAGAAGTGGCTTCCCTGAGGCTCCCGGAGTGGCTTTTTAGCAAGGAGTTTGCTGATCCTGTGCTCTTCTCCGAGTGCTGGCTGGGTGGGAGGCGCCCTGCCCGAGCCTGGGGAATTCCCTCCCTTCAGAACCTGCCTGTTGGAGTCCTGCTCCCCGTGGGCTGCTGCCTGGCCTGAGGCTCAGAAGGGTTCTCAGCATTCCCACTCCAGCGGTTGTCCTAAACCCAAATCCCCTTCTCTCTTgtgaatttttaatgtttttaaccCTCCTTCCCTGCGTCCGCGAGCTCTCACGTGGCAGAGCTTAGAGCAGGCTCCTCTCCTGGGCCtcctgctccagacccttctccGGACTGTCCGCCCTGGTGGGAGCTCGCCCCGGGAGCAGGCGTGGGGGCAGGGTAGGGGTCAGCCCCTgtccccctccccttctcatCCTGCTCTGAGTCCCCTGGGGCCTGGGCTATGCTGCGGGGCGGACCCCCCACCACAGCTCCAACAtgccagcagcctctggaaAGAGATTCAAACCCAGCAAGTACGTCCCGGTCTCCGCTGCTGCCATCTTCCTAGTGGGAGCCACCACCCTCTTCTTCGCCTTCACGTGAGTCCCAGCTGCTCAGCCAGAGCGGGGAGGGCCGGCAAGGACaggggagaggagctgggatttcctcccagagggaagggggatattgtgctctgggtgctgcagccacagcaggagcCATTTCACTCCATGAGTTTTCCTGGGGGAAGCTGTGTGCTGGCAGTCCTGGTGAGGCACAACTCAGCTCCAGGTCAGCTGGGTTGGGAACTGGTTTGTGACCTGTGGGTGGAAAACGCATGGATCACTTTCTCCTTTGGAGCCAGGTGAGGTGGATTGGTGGGCTGGGGCAGGACACGTGTTATTTTTAGTTTCGTAATTGATTCGTGAGGCACAAAGGAAAGTTCAGGGAGGAGAACTCTGACCCCTGTACAAATCACTCGCTGTGttctgtcccctgccctgggacaATGAGGGTTCCATGTCCTTGGAGAGGGCTCCAGGGAAATGGCCAGCAGGTCACTGGGGCCTTGGGGGGCCCACTGGGTTGAGAGATGGTGCTAGGTGCTAGAGAGGTGTGGTGAcatccctgggctgctgctcttccctgcccaGTGACAGGTGCCTTGGTGACATGCCCAGGAGGTGACAGGCAGGGGAGCAGAGCCTCGAGGTGCTGAGGGAGCCTGGCAGAGAGTGgctcagctgggctggcacCATGGCACCGTGTGGCTACCAAATCCCGCAGGGCATTCCCAGGGGCTCAGCGGGGATGTGTTTGGGGTCCTGGCAGCATGTGCACCCTCTgcttcggggggggggggggcctcTCCCACCCCCCGGGGTTTTCCTGCTGGGGCCACAGGAATCAGCTGGAGCTGCGGGATGGGTGCTGTGACTGCTACCATTCCTTGGGAAGGAGCCGTTCGTTGGTGGTGGGAAGGTCACCGTGGCTTTGGCAGCCACTGGGCGGGGACAGGGGAACTTGATGTGTGAGGAGTGGAGCAGGGTTGGTTCGCCCCATCCAGCGCCCGGTGCAGCTGGCAGTGTCACTCAGCAGCGTGTGGCCATCCCCCGCTGGGACACGGAGGGGTCACCAGGCTCCCAGGCTCGGGGTTTGGCTGCTCCAGGCTGCCAGATGCCTGTGGAAGTCGCTGACTGTTGATCCTGTGCCAGGGGGATGAAGGAGAAACAGAGGGAACAGGCGGTGCCCTCCGGGCAGTGTGTGCCACCCCGTGTGTGTGTGACCTTAGGGGACAGGCTAGCTCTGTTTTGGCACAGTGGCTGCTGGACAGCTGGAtctccagcccatcccagccacGGGTGCGAGCAGTGCCGGGAGCAGCTGCTTATCAGCGGGCGGTGAGAGGCAGCGCCAGAGCCGGCGCCTCGGAGCAGGTTTGGCCGGGGCAGGAACACCTGGGCAGGTCGCTGTAATTGCAGGTCAGCGATGTTGTTTGTCCTACTTCAGAGCATCCCATTAAACCCCGGGCACAGCGTTCACACGGGGCTTGGCCGAGGGAGCTGCGCTGCTCCCGGCGGGATGGCTCCCTTGGACAGCGTCCgcctggtgctggagcaggttgACAGGAACATGGGGGTTGAGGTTTGCCTCCTGCGTGGTCCTGGAGGCCACTGTACTCCTTCTCTGCCTGGTCAGCAGAAAACTGGCTGCTGACCCCCTTCCTGCTGTCAGCATCCAACCTAAGCTCCTCTGGGAAGTGCAGTGGAAGCTGTTAGAGCGGATTCTGGGAGGCCTCCCCCaagcagggagcagccaggggtcGGCACAGCTCTTCAGGCTCCAGTTGTGTTGCTTCCAGCCTATCCACTAGACGCCTTTTGGTCCATCCAGGATTTGTATCTCTGGGCCAAGAAGTCTCTTTAATTGATTAATTTAAttaggagctgctgctgagcgtGTGGCTGTGGAAAGGAGGCTGGTTGCACTGCAgggaggggcagcaggagagggagtGTTCCCACCTCTCCCTGGGATGACTTGGGGTCCTAGGCTTGCTGGGCTCTCACACAGCTGCTGATTTAGGAAGGAGATCCCCCCTTGGGGTCAATTTGTCCATTCCTTCATCTCCACACTGGCTGGTCCCAGCTCCTGGTACAGTTGGCTCTCAGgttccctgtcccctccctggggCTAGCAGTGCCACTGGGACACTGTCATGCCTGCTCCCAGTCAGATCCAAACTTGTGTGAGAGTCAGGGTGAGCAGCGATTGTGTTTGTGCCAAAGCCTTTGGAGAGCTGGAGAGCCCATAGGTCAGAGCCCCGGGAaacaggcagggagggaaggctgTGCCTGGGAGAGTGCAGGGGGTgagaggctggggagggaggggacaccagcagggagggacaggcTTCTCCGGGCATGACTGGTAGCAAAAAGCCCGTCTGCATCCCAGTGTGACTCATGGTGCCCGAGGTTCCCCAAGTCCTCTCATGTGCTGCCAGGGACAAGTCCCGGCAGCTCCTGTGGCCATGAGTGTGTTGCATCCCGATCCCAAGGGGGAGCCCGATgggtgctgcgggacctgcgTGGCTGGCCTTGATGATGAGGagccttcctcctgctcctgctcttcctgcccTGTGTGCCCCGGGCTCAAAGCAGCCCCATGCTCTCTGTTCAGGAGAGCAAAAGGCAGGAACATACCACTCTCCTGATAAGGAGGTTCCctcagggatgggcagcacCTTTGTTCCCTTCGGAGGACCCTGATCCCTCCAACGGGTGGGGATAGTCCCAGGAGGTGACTCCCTGACTTTGGGGGCACCAGCATGGTGCCACCAGGTAGTCTGGCTCCCTGGGGAttcccacctccctccctccttcctgcagcactggggtgCCTGGGTGTGAGTGAGCCAGGAAGGCAGCAGGTCCTGGTGTTCCCTAGGGAGGGAATCCCATCCAGGGGGTCTTGTGAGAGTGTGTGTCTGAGCCCAGGGACCTGCTGAGCACTGTCTTGCCCTGTGTCCTTCCAGGAAGGGCTGACTGCTGAGACAGCACAGAggtgtttttcttcccctggTCATTCCCTCTCTGACTGCCCCAGAGCTTTCCAAGGCAGCTGGgtccttccctgcttccctgggcTCTGTCTCTCAGGATCCAGGCTGTGTGCttggctcagctcagctgttGGCTATCTCCTGTGTGGGATGGCTTCCCGGGCATGGGTCTTCCTGGCTCCCCTCCATCTCTTTCAAGCAAAGGTTTGGGCTGGGATTTCCCTTCCTGGAAAGAGAATCTCTTTCCACAGGGTTTCTGGAAGGCCATTTCCTACTTGTAGGGCTCCTTTGAGCCCCCTGGCCCTCTCTGTCCAGCAGAGAACAGAGCCAGGGAAGCTTCTCTCAAGTGGAGTAGGAGTTCAGCTCAGGGACATAGGTCCTTGGTTCTGGTGTGTCCTCACCCTCTACAAccccctgacaggagggtgtgGCCAGATGAAGTTGGGCTCTTTTCCCAAGGAACAATTGATGGGACAGGAGGAAGCGGCCTCAGGTGGTGCCAGGAGATGTTTAGTTTGGATGTTAGGgaaaatttcctcatggaaagggttgttcAGCCcggggcagtggtggagtcaccgcAAAACACGTGTCTATGGTACCTGGGGACATGGCTCATTTGTGGCCCTGACAGTGCTGGGGAAGCAGTTGGAATCTGtgatcttggagggcttttccagcgTGAACAAATCTGATTccatgactctgtgattcttcCCTTGCTCCAGCTGTggtctggcactgtcacttAGGTCCTGTGcctccagcactgctctctgAGGGTTTTGGGGCACAGATTGGAGAGGAGGATTCctctccagcccatcccagctgtgGAGAATCCACCTGGCTGGTTTCCAGCAGAGGCGGCAGGGCCGGCATGGCCGGTGTCGCTGGAGAAGCCACTCCCCAGCccggggcagggctgggtgggctgGGCCAGGAGATGCCAGTGCCATCCTGAGAGGTGCCAGTGCCATCCTGAGAGGTGCCAGTGCCATCCCGGGAGATGTCAGTGCCGTCCCAGGAGATGCTAGCCTAATatgcagcagggaggcagcacccagggtgcccagcagggcagctcctgaggaaCAAGGGGGAAAAGGGCTTTGGGAAAGGTGGTTTGCAGGAGAAGCTTGGTGTGGTGTATGGAGCCTGGAGGGGCcagaaaggtggaagaagaacaAGCTGGGTGGCTTGGCCATGCTGTACTTTTTGCCAGGGATGTCCTGCAACCAAAAGTCTGCCTTCCTGCTctcatccctgtgccaggatgGGGACAGCCTCAGGCTTGGCCTGTGAGAGCAGGTCCCACTGATGATTGCCACCCTCCCTGGGTACAGAGCGGTGCGCGGAGCTGGCAGCACTCTGCCCACCTCACCCTCTGTGTACTGGAAGGGTGTGCCTgcttctcctgccctgcccagggcactCCCCCTGGCACAGTGGCTGCTCCTCACCCGGGGGTGTCCCCCTGCCCTTCTCAGGGCcctgagctgggacagagccCTACACCAAGGGCTCGTTCCCAGCTAGAGCCTTGCCATGGCTGCCGGAGCTGCCGTCACAAGCATGGAGCTGCCTCACCTGGTGATGGGAACCATCCCTgtgggtggtggtggaggaggggacagggccaTCGCTTGCCCCTTCACCCCAGCCTGTGGGGGATTACAGCTCTGGCACCATATGTCACcctgccctcccagccccacGCTGCTCCGGCCACCTAAATCCATCGGCACTTAGCCCAGAGGGGGGAAGAGAGGGACAGATGCTGCCCTAGATCTGTGGGATTAAATCCCAGCAGCAAAGCAGATTAGGGAATTACGCTGGCGCCTGCAAGGGGGAAGCCCGCTGTCCTGAGCCTGCCTGCTGcggcaggagggagcagggtgATTCCCTCACTGTGCTCCCACGGGCCTCTTGGAGGAGCTGGGTGCTGCCCTGCCCGGGGTCCCCATCATCCTGCTGGAGCTGTCTCTGGGATGTGAGGAGCACGAGTGGCTCTGGGGGcactggagctggtgctggatTCATGTCCCCTCACAGCATCCCCTCTGCCCCCAAGCAgctggtgggacacagggaagaCAAAATCCAGGTGCTTTCTGGCAGGTTCCCTAAGTGCCTCCCGTTGCATCATTCCTGTTCCCAGCACCACTACTCTCTGAGACCCTCCAGTGGGGTCCCAAAAGGGAATTTTGCTCCCTGATGGATGCCTGGAGCACATCCCACTGTGTCCCCCAGGTGCTCCCCAGGCCAGGGTCAGGCAGTGCTGTAGAAGTGGCTCCAGTTTGGGTGTGGGAAGCACTGCTGGGAGCCCCCAGGACagtgggaggcagcaggagtgACACAGGTGAGGGGCCCAAGGGTCTCACATCTGCTGTGCCCACAGGTGCCCAGGGCTCAGTCTCTACGTGTCCCCAGTCATCCCTGCCTACAATGCCGTCGTCTTCCTCTTTGTGCTGGCCAACTTCAGCATGGCCACCTTCATGGACCCGGGGATATTCCCACGAGGTGAGTCTGGCTCCGGCTGGGAAGAGCTGACTCCTTGGAGCCTTCCTCGCCCTGCCCCATGGGAGCAGGCAGTGACAAGCACTACAGGCATGGCAGCTGTGGGTTGAGCACCCCATGTTGTGTCCCTGGGGCTCAGGCAGTGTCAGGATTCCGGGGCAGGACCTGGgagagacccccccccccccagcctgtgtttggggctccccagctgtccctgtgccGGGTGACCAGAAGAGGATGCTGGGAGCCTTTGGCTCGGGCAGGCAAGGGCTGGCTGGGCCCTGACACCATGCTGGGGTGTCCCCATCAGCTGAGGAGGACGAGGACAAGGAGGACGATTTCCGGGCCCCGCTGTACAAGACGGTGGAGATCAAGGGCATCCAGGTGCGCATGAAGTGGTGCGCGACCTGCCGCTTCTACCGCCCGCCGCGCTGCTCCCACTGCAGCGTCTGCGACAACTGTGTGGAGGTGAGGAGCTGCCGGGGCCTCCTcccgcccccctcccccggggcagggagccccaggagcacccCCTcaccctgcccatccctggcaggaGTTCGACCACCACTGCCCCTGGGTCAACAACTGCATCGGACGGCGCAACTACCGCtacttcttcctcttcctgctgTCGCTCACCACGCACATCATGGGTGTCTTCGGCTTCGGGCTGCTCTACGTCCTGTACCAGGTGGAGGAGCTCTCCGGTGTCCGCATGGCCGTCACGTATCCTCCTGGGCAGCGGGAGTGGGCAGGGGGTGGTGGGGTCTGGGGTTGGCATGGTGCCGAGCGGGGTTGTGGATGCTCCTTAGCTGGCTGTGGCAGGATGGTGGTGATGTGCGTGGCTGGGCTCTTCTTCATTCCCGTCGCTGGCCTGACGGGCTTCCATGTGGTGCTCGTGGCCAGGGGCCGCACTACCAACGAACAGGTATGTCTGGTGGGGGGCTATGGTGGGGACTGCCAGCCTGGCCAGGTCACCTACAGATACATTTTGGGATTTCCCAGCAGAGGATGGGTGTGGATGGGCTGGATTAGAGCTGGGAGAGGCCCCCgagctggggaggggaagcACAGGGTGactgaggagcagctgcatCCACAGGTGTGCAGTCAGAGGATGGAACTGGGGCATTTCTAGGGCCCAAGAGGTGAAATTGAGGAGACCCTGCCCCCTCAAGGGTAGGTGAGCACTGAAACAGGGACTAGGAAAGGGAATAGGATCTCTGGGTATCTCCATCCTGGGGGCTtgtcctgagggagctggcatgGCTGCTGTGACACTCCTTTGTCCCACAGGTGACGGGCAAGTTCCGCGGGGGCGTCAACCCCTTCACCAACGGTTGCTGTAAGAATGTCAGCCGGGtcctctgcagctccccagccccCAGGTGAGCCTGGCCTCTGCATCCCTTGAAAAACTGCTCCATCCCGGGCTCCAGGCCGTGACCTTCCTCCCACGCCCTCCCCAGGTACCTCGGGCGCCCGAAGGCCGAGCAGACAGTGCTGGTGAGACCTCCGTTCCTGCGGCCCGAGGTGTCGGACGGTCAGATCACTGTCAAGATCATGGACAATGGTATCCAGACAGAGCTGAAAAGGACGAAGGTGAGGAAGGTGGGGACCAGCACTGCCTGCGCTGGGGCCCTCCACGGAGCCCAGGGGTGCAAGCCTGCATCCGTGAGTAGAGAACTGAGTGAGCCTGGTCACGTTCCCTGTCCCCTCCGTGTCGTCTTGTTCTATGTCCCTGCAGGATGGGAACTGTCCTCCTCCCATGTGGCAGTGACCACATGAGGCTTTGCCCCCTCCACTGCCCTTACTGGTCCCATCCTTCCCCACACAGCACACTCTAGAGGTTCCCCATCCTTGGCACTTCCAGCACCCGCCCAGGGCATGCGCCACCCCCTGTTCTGTTGGATGGCCCAGGAGGCAGCGGgagcccccagcactgctgtccaTGCCTTGCCAGCCCCGGGGGGCTGAGGCCTGGGCCCTCCTGACCCCACCTGCGCTTTGTCTCTGCAGTCCAAAGGGAGCCTGGAGGTGACGGAGAGCCAGTCTGCTGACGCCGAGCCGCCACCCCCACCTAAGCCCGACCTCAGCCGCTACACGGGCCTGAGGACACATTTAACCCTGGCCACCACTGAGGGTAAGGAGGGCACCAGGGCCCTGGCAGCCGCTGGGAggggagcccagggctgcaccAGGCAGGCCAGGAGCCAGGGCCATAGGGCAGACCTGGAGCACATCGGAATTCCTGGGCTGGTGTATGTGGCCCCTTGCCCTTGGAGAAGTCCGCGGGATgctcacagccagctctgctctgccgGAGGCCGAGCCATCATGGCGCTGTCCGGAGCTGCCGGGAGCTGTGCCTTGCAGCCACCGCGCTGCCAGGACCGAGGAGGTGAAGTGGTGGCGGGCCTGGCTCAGCGGCACAGAGCGTCTGTGGCCGGCTCCGTGTGGGCCTGGCCAGAGGTGGGATGTGATGGGCAGAGCCTGTGGCAGCTGCTTCCCGCAGCAGCTGGAGACCCCGCAGCTCTCCCGGCCCTGGATGGgttctgctgccagccctgctgcccgcTGAGGGCTGTgctatttgtgtgtgtgtcccaTTGAACGCCCTGACACCTCCGTGCTGTGCACCCCCAGGGTGTCACCCAGCCGGGGCTGCCACAGGGGCATGGAAGTGCCAGCCCCACACGTGTGGCTATGGGGACAACCCTTCCTCCCGGTCTGTTTCTCCTATCCCGGTGCACCTCTCCTTCCCCCAGTCTGTCCGCCCCAGGCTCTTGAGTCGGTTctcagagggcagggagggcagggctcagcccgtTCCTTGCCCGCAGCCACCCTGAGCATGCCCCTCTCTCCCGGTGCAGACAGCAGCTTGCTAGGCAAGGACAGCCCCCCAACTCCCACCATGTACAAGTACCGGCCCggttacagcagcagcagcagctcggcGGCCCTGCCACACTCCACCAGCGCCAAGGtaaggctgagcccagcacgGGGGATCAGCCCTGAGAGGATGTCACCCCATTCCTGGtgtgggaagggtttggggtgtgCATTGGGAGCTCCACAGGGAGCATCTTGTAGTCATTCTGTGGGTAactgctgcccctctgcccctcagCTGAGCCGAGTGAACAGCCTGAAGGAGCCCAACTCCATCTGTGACAGCGGCCACAAGCCCAGCTACCGCTCAGAGCCGAGCCTGGAACCTGAGAGCTTCCGCTCACCCACCTTCGGCAAGAGCTTCCACTTCGACCCTCTCTCCAGTGGCTCCCGCTCCTCCAGCCTCAAGTCAGCCCAGGGCACGGGCTTTGAGACAGGTCACCTGCAGTCCATCCGTTCGGAGGGCACCACTTCCACCTCCTACAAGAGCCTGGTGAACCAGACGCGCAATGGCAGCCTCTCGTACGACAGCCTGCTCACACCCTCTGACAGCCCCGACTTCGAGTCGGTACAGGCGGGCCCGGAGCCCGAGCCTCCGGTGGGCTACACCTCGCCCTTCCTGTCAGCCCGCATTGCCCAGCAGCGAGAGACCGACCTGCACGGCCGCTTCGCCAGCGCTGCCTCCCCGAAGCACGCGGTGCCGCGTGAGCCCTCGCCTGTGCGCTATGACAATCTCTCCCGCCACATCGTAGCCTCCATCCAGGAGcgggagaagctgctgcagcagccaacGGCCCCGGGCCGGGAGGAGGATGCAGGGCTGGCGGACTCGGGCATCCAGTCAAC
This genomic stretch from Cinclus cinclus chromosome 6, bCinCin1.1, whole genome shotgun sequence harbors:
- the ZDHHC5 gene encoding palmitoyltransferase ZDHHC5; its protein translation is MPAASGKRFKPSKYVPVSAAAIFLVGATTLFFAFTCPGLSLYVSPVIPAYNAVVFLFVLANFSMATFMDPGIFPRAEEDEDKEDDFRAPLYKTVEIKGIQVRMKWCATCRFYRPPRCSHCSVCDNCVEEFDHHCPWVNNCIGRRNYRYFFLFLLSLTTHIMGVFGFGLLYVLYQVEELSGVRMAVTMVVMCVAGLFFIPVAGLTGFHVVLVARGRTTNEQVTGKFRGGVNPFTNGCCKNVSRVLCSSPAPRYLGRPKAEQTVLVRPPFLRPEVSDGQITVKIMDNGIQTELKRTKSKGSLEVTESQSADAEPPPPPKPDLSRYTGLRTHLTLATTEDSSLLGKDSPPTPTMYKYRPGYSSSSSSAALPHSTSAKLSRVNSLKEPNSICDSGHKPSYRSEPSLEPESFRSPTFGKSFHFDPLSSGSRSSSLKSAQGTGFETGHLQSIRSEGTTSTSYKSLVNQTRNGSLSYDSLLTPSDSPDFESVQAGPEPEPPVGYTSPFLSARIAQQRETDLHGRFASAASPKHAVPREPSPVRYDNLSRHIVASIQEREKLLQQPTAPGREEDAGLADSGIQSTPGSSNAPRTSSSSDDSKRSPLGKNPLTRPALPRFGKPEPPPALRVRSLGSPDQPAAPHLGKSVSYSSQKTASQAGGPETEEVALQPLLAPKDEVQMRTAYSKSNGQPKSLGSAPSGPGPVPLSSPTRGGVKKVSGVGGTTYEISV